From a region of the Corallococcus coralloides DSM 2259 genome:
- a CDS encoding aminoacyl-tRNA deacylase, producing MIPSAIQSYLRRHRVPFERYAHVRAVTAMELVDALNVPAWRVAKSVIVLADRQPWIVVVPAMATVDLRQVRHTLGVRTARLAAESEFTDHFPDCETGAEPPFGELYGLPVAMDESLSVNERLLFRAGSHKEALEMRFQDFARLEWPLVASFIQPLSREEEEKAPSYGASSEDSGASA from the coding sequence ATGATTCCGAGTGCCATTCAAAGCTATCTGCGGCGCCATCGCGTCCCCTTCGAGCGGTATGCCCACGTCCGGGCCGTGACCGCGATGGAGCTCGTGGATGCCCTCAACGTGCCCGCCTGGCGCGTGGCCAAGTCCGTCATCGTGCTGGCCGACCGGCAGCCGTGGATTGTCGTCGTGCCCGCGATGGCGACCGTGGACCTGCGGCAGGTCCGCCACACGCTGGGCGTCCGCACCGCGCGGCTCGCGGCCGAGTCCGAGTTCACTGATCACTTCCCTGACTGCGAGACGGGCGCCGAGCCTCCCTTCGGCGAGCTGTACGGCCTGCCCGTCGCGATGGACGAATCCCTGAGCGTCAACGAGCGGCTGCTGTTCCGCGCCGGTTCGCACAAGGAGGCCCTGGAGATGCGCTTCCAGGACTTCGCGCGCCTGGAGTGGCCGTTGGTCGCCTCCTTCATCCAGCCGCTCTCGCGTGAAGAAGAGGAGAAGGCGCCGTCGTACGGAGCGTCCTCGGAGGACTCAGGCGCGTCGGCCTGA
- the astB gene encoding N-succinylarginine dihydrolase, translated as MREYNFDGLIGPTHNYAGLSPGNLASQHHGGQPSHPREAALQGLEKMRFVSELGVGQAVLPPQPRPSLRTLRALGFTGSDEEVITRAARDGEHLLRLTSSASAMWTANAATVAPSADTADGRVHLTPANLTQMFHRAIEADTTHAVLRAIFADAKHFQVHAPLPGASHFADEGAANHTRLFTPGHKAVHVLAWGRSAWQDVKGPQRFPARQTLESSQALARLHQLAPEQVVLPQQHPDGIDAGAFHTDVLAVGNERFLMLHALAFVEHPKLLQTLREKLGEAFRFEVATDAELPVKDAVRAYPFNSQVLSLPDGSMAIIAPIESRETPTARAFLERVVAGDNPVKAVHYLDVRQSMNNGGGPACLRQRISLTDAERAAITADVFYSPALHEGLAAWVRKHYRDVLKPEDVRDPQLARETMTALDELTRLLKLGSVYDFQQ; from the coding sequence ATGCGCGAATACAACTTCGACGGCCTCATTGGCCCGACCCACAATTACGCCGGCCTCTCGCCGGGCAACCTGGCGTCACAGCACCACGGCGGCCAGCCCAGCCACCCCCGGGAGGCGGCGCTCCAGGGGCTGGAGAAGATGCGCTTCGTGTCGGAGCTGGGCGTGGGCCAGGCGGTGCTGCCGCCCCAGCCGCGCCCCTCCCTGCGCACCCTGCGGGCCCTGGGCTTCACGGGCTCCGACGAGGAGGTCATCACCCGCGCCGCGCGCGACGGGGAGCACCTCTTGCGCCTCACCTCCAGCGCCTCCGCCATGTGGACGGCGAACGCGGCCACCGTGGCGCCGTCGGCGGACACGGCGGACGGCCGGGTGCACCTGACGCCCGCGAACCTCACGCAGATGTTCCACCGCGCCATCGAGGCGGACACCACGCACGCGGTGCTGCGCGCCATCTTCGCGGACGCGAAGCACTTCCAGGTGCACGCGCCGCTGCCGGGCGCTTCGCACTTCGCGGACGAGGGCGCGGCCAACCACACGCGCCTCTTCACGCCAGGGCACAAGGCCGTGCACGTGCTCGCCTGGGGGCGCAGCGCGTGGCAGGACGTGAAGGGGCCGCAGCGCTTCCCCGCGCGCCAGACGCTGGAATCCAGCCAAGCCCTGGCGCGGCTGCACCAGCTGGCGCCGGAGCAGGTGGTGCTGCCACAGCAGCATCCGGACGGCATCGACGCGGGCGCGTTCCACACGGACGTGCTCGCGGTGGGCAACGAGCGCTTCCTCATGCTGCACGCGCTGGCCTTCGTGGAGCACCCGAAGCTCCTCCAGACGCTGCGTGAGAAGTTGGGCGAGGCCTTCCGCTTCGAGGTCGCGACGGACGCCGAGCTGCCGGTGAAGGACGCGGTGCGCGCCTACCCGTTCAACTCGCAGGTGCTGTCGCTGCCGGACGGCAGCATGGCCATCATCGCGCCCATCGAGAGCCGCGAGACGCCCACCGCCCGCGCCTTCCTGGAGCGCGTCGTCGCCGGGGACAACCCGGTGAAGGCGGTGCACTACCTGGACGTCCGGCAGTCCATGAACAACGGCGGCGGCCCGGCGTGCCTGCGTCAGCGCATCTCGCTCACGGACGCGGAGCGCGCCGCCATCACCGCGGACGTCTTCTACTCGCCGGCCCTGCATGAGGGGCTCGCGGCGTGGGTGCGCAAGCACTACCGCGACGTGCTCAAGCCGGAGGACGTGCGCGATCCGCAGCTCGCGCGCGAGACGATGACCGCGCTCGACGAGCTGACGCGCCTGCTCAAGCTGGGCAGCGTCTACGACTTCCAGCAGTGA
- a CDS encoding GNAT family N-acetyltransferase — protein sequence MDPVLPSDVGVPRRDPVPLVVPPVTLEGRAVRLEPLTLAHVPALAAVCEPEIFAHFSRVLRTEADVADYVASALKATAAGTERPFAIVERASGDVVGTTRYLDISREYRTLEIGSTWLARRAWRSRVNTECKYLLLTHAFESLGVMRVQLKTDSRNARSRAAILRLGASFEGILRNHMLVRGGVVRDSAYYGFIDTEWPGVKARLEGLLARE from the coding sequence ATGGACCCCGTGCTCCCCTCCGATGTCGGCGTTCCCCGCCGTGACCCCGTGCCGCTCGTCGTCCCGCCCGTCACCCTGGAGGGGAGGGCGGTGCGGCTGGAGCCGCTGACGCTGGCGCACGTGCCCGCGCTCGCGGCGGTCTGCGAGCCCGAAATCTTCGCCCACTTCTCGCGCGTGCTGCGCACGGAAGCGGACGTCGCGGACTACGTCGCCAGCGCGCTGAAGGCGACCGCCGCGGGCACCGAGCGGCCCTTCGCCATCGTCGAACGGGCGAGCGGAGACGTGGTGGGCACCACGCGCTACCTGGACATCTCCCGCGAGTACCGCACGCTCGAGATCGGCTCCACGTGGCTGGCGCGGCGGGCGTGGCGCTCGCGGGTGAACACCGAGTGCAAGTACCTGCTGCTCACGCACGCCTTCGAGTCATTGGGCGTGATGCGCGTGCAGCTCAAGACGGACAGCCGCAACGCGCGCTCCAGGGCGGCAATCTTGCGCCTGGGTGCTTCCTTCGAGGGCATCCTGCGCAACCACATGCTGGTGCGCGGCGGCGTGGTGCGGGACAGCGCGTACTACGGGTTCATCGACACGGAGTGGCCCGGCGTGAAGGCGCGGCTCGAAGGACTGCTGGCGCGGGAGTGA
- a CDS encoding lysophospholipid acyltransferase family protein, with translation MERPPLTKRLKRYLRYLLIAGMLRLLQFLPLGTARALGMTLGGWAYALAGGERRKALKSLARAFPERTGAERDALARDAFRHLAAAALEVASARALDAGLESLVSWPDADRQVLETALAKGKGVVFVSGHVGNWELLARRVARAGYPSQSIAKETSDPRLTALVEDFRAKGGVRSIWRGQEGAARAMLRALRNGEILGILIDQDTKVQSVFVPFFGELAATPRAAADLALRTGAAVVVGFCQRDGQGYRLTMEEVPHPDATEREAAVQALTAALSQRIEAAIRRAPEQWVWMHQRWKTRPPEDAPPALTDAPSAPAR, from the coding sequence GTGGAGCGTCCCCCTTTAACAAAGCGCCTCAAGCGTTACCTGCGCTACCTGCTCATCGCCGGGATGTTGCGCCTGCTCCAGTTCCTGCCGCTGGGCACGGCCCGCGCCCTGGGTATGACGCTGGGCGGCTGGGCGTACGCGCTCGCGGGCGGGGAGCGGAGGAAGGCGCTCAAGTCGCTGGCCCGTGCCTTCCCGGAAAGGACCGGGGCGGAGCGTGACGCGCTCGCCCGTGACGCCTTCCGCCACCTGGCCGCCGCGGCCCTGGAGGTCGCCTCCGCGCGGGCGCTGGATGCCGGGCTGGAGTCCCTGGTGTCCTGGCCGGACGCGGACCGCCAGGTGCTGGAAACCGCGCTGGCGAAGGGGAAGGGCGTCGTCTTCGTGTCCGGCCACGTGGGCAACTGGGAGCTGCTCGCCCGGCGCGTGGCGAGGGCGGGCTACCCCAGCCAGAGCATCGCGAAGGAGACCAGCGACCCGCGCCTCACCGCGCTGGTGGAGGACTTCCGGGCGAAGGGCGGCGTGCGGAGCATCTGGCGCGGCCAGGAGGGCGCTGCCCGGGCCATGCTCCGAGCGCTGCGCAACGGCGAAATCCTGGGCATCCTCATCGACCAGGACACCAAGGTGCAGTCCGTCTTCGTGCCCTTCTTCGGGGAGCTGGCGGCCACCCCGCGCGCGGCGGCGGACCTGGCGCTGCGCACCGGCGCGGCGGTGGTGGTGGGCTTCTGTCAGCGAGACGGCCAGGGCTACCGGCTCACCATGGAGGAGGTGCCGCACCCGGACGCGACGGAGCGTGAAGCCGCCGTGCAGGCGCTCACCGCCGCCCTGTCCCAGCGCATCGAGGCGGCCATCCGCCGCGCCCCCGAACAGTGGGTGTGGATGCATCAGCGCTGGAAGACGCGTCCTCCCGAGGACGCTCCCCCGGCCCTCACCGACGCACCGTCCGCCCCGGCGCGGTGA
- the lptC gene encoding LPS export ABC transporter periplasmic protein LptC produces MPRLLALSFLGLLATACAPRRPAPGANEPRPDVVLEGAHLRSYEGDTLQVSGTASRVNYRRAGGEVQATEVVVRLPPGKGAQGSPDGSGADTLITAPNMDGSLASKRWVGSGGVVVQTAEGLVANTPRLTYDSDARRAHGDEGVTMRGPDYQMRADRFTLSSADQTFTFEGTVQAVLGGATE; encoded by the coding sequence GTGCCGCGCCTGCTTGCCTTGAGCTTCCTGGGACTCCTCGCCACCGCCTGCGCGCCGCGCCGTCCGGCCCCGGGCGCGAACGAGCCGCGCCCGGATGTGGTGCTGGAGGGCGCGCACCTGCGCTCCTACGAGGGCGACACGCTCCAGGTCTCCGGCACCGCCTCGCGCGTCAACTACCGGCGCGCGGGCGGCGAGGTGCAGGCCACCGAGGTCGTCGTGCGCCTGCCCCCCGGGAAGGGCGCGCAGGGCTCGCCTGACGGCTCGGGGGCGGACACCCTCATCACCGCGCCGAATATGGATGGCAGCCTCGCGTCCAAGAGGTGGGTGGGGTCGGGCGGTGTCGTCGTGCAGACGGCGGAGGGCCTGGTGGCCAACACCCCCCGTCTGACCTACGACTCGGACGCGCGGCGGGCCCACGGCGACGAGGGCGTGACGATGAGGGGCCCCGACTACCAGATGCGGGCGGACCGCTTCACGCTGTCCTCCGCGGACCAGACGTTCACCTTCGAGGGCACGGTCCAAGCCGTGCTGGGTGGAGCGACGGAGTGA
- a CDS encoding SDR family oxidoreductase — protein sequence MARNPDPRNAGPKPPFPEQTQPTPGHEGRMEPEPDYGEQSYKGFGRLKDRVALVTGGDSGIGRAVCLAFAREGADVAFAYLNEGDDANHTRRVIEGSGRQALALAGDMALEATCKRIVEDTVKKFGRIDVLVNNAAYQGKAVEKFEELDAERVERTFRVNILAMFHLVKYALPHMKPGATIINTASIQAYQPSAEILDYAATKGAIVAFTKGLSQELISRGIRVNAVAPGPVWTPLIPQSFDAEKVKEFGKSSPTGRPAQPAELAPSYVFLACDESRFVNGDILGVTGGMLLA from the coding sequence ATGGCCCGCAATCCCGATCCCCGCAACGCTGGCCCGAAGCCGCCCTTCCCGGAGCAGACGCAGCCCACTCCCGGCCATGAAGGCCGCATGGAGCCGGAGCCTGACTACGGCGAGCAGTCGTACAAGGGCTTTGGCCGGCTGAAGGACCGCGTCGCGCTGGTGACGGGCGGGGACAGCGGCATTGGCCGCGCGGTGTGCCTGGCCTTCGCGCGCGAGGGCGCGGACGTGGCGTTCGCGTACCTCAACGAAGGCGATGACGCCAACCACACCCGCCGCGTGATTGAAGGCTCCGGACGGCAGGCGCTGGCGCTCGCGGGCGACATGGCGCTGGAGGCCACCTGCAAGCGCATCGTCGAGGACACGGTGAAGAAGTTCGGCCGCATCGACGTGCTCGTGAACAACGCGGCCTACCAGGGCAAGGCGGTGGAGAAGTTCGAGGAGCTGGACGCGGAGCGCGTGGAGCGCACCTTCCGGGTCAACATCCTCGCCATGTTCCACCTGGTGAAGTACGCGCTGCCGCACATGAAGCCGGGCGCGACCATCATCAACACCGCGTCCATCCAGGCGTATCAGCCCTCCGCGGAGATCCTCGACTACGCCGCCACGAAGGGCGCCATCGTCGCCTTCACCAAGGGCCTGTCGCAGGAGCTCATCAGCCGCGGCATCCGCGTCAACGCCGTGGCGCCAGGCCCGGTGTGGACGCCGCTCATCCCGCAGTCCTTCGACGCGGAGAAGGTGAAGGAGTTCGGCAAGAGCTCACCCACCGGCAGGCCCGCGCAGCCCGCGGAGCTGGCGCCCAGCTACGTGTTCCTCGCGTGCGACGAATCGCGCTTCGTCAACGGGGACATCCTGGGCGTCACAGGAGGCATGTTGCTGGCCTGA
- the lptB gene encoding LPS export ABC transporter ATP-binding protein, translating into MSGAKLFAEGLQKSFRKRQVVRDVSFNVAPGEVVGLLGPNGAGKTTSFNMVVGLVTPDAGRVRVGDEDLTHLPMHRRARRGVGYLPQEASVFRKLTVRENFLAVLELQKGLTAQDRKQRADNLLEEFGLSHVAESWGETLSGGERRRAEIARSLIPAPRFILFDEPFAGVDPINVGDLQRQIHLLRERGLGILITDHNVQDTLGICDRAYIIAQGQILEEGTPAQIAGSARARAVYLGDRFRLQAP; encoded by the coding sequence ATGAGCGGCGCGAAGCTCTTCGCCGAAGGGCTCCAGAAGTCCTTCCGCAAGCGACAGGTGGTCCGCGACGTGTCCTTCAACGTCGCCCCCGGTGAGGTCGTGGGCCTGCTGGGCCCCAATGGCGCCGGGAAGACGACGAGCTTCAACATGGTGGTGGGCCTGGTGACGCCGGACGCGGGCCGGGTGCGCGTGGGCGACGAGGACCTCACCCACCTGCCCATGCACCGCCGAGCGCGCCGCGGCGTGGGCTACCTGCCGCAGGAGGCCTCCGTCTTCCGCAAGCTCACGGTGCGCGAGAACTTCCTGGCCGTGCTGGAGCTCCAGAAGGGGCTCACCGCCCAGGACCGCAAGCAGCGCGCGGACAACCTCCTGGAGGAGTTCGGCCTCTCCCACGTCGCCGAGTCCTGGGGCGAGACGCTCTCCGGCGGCGAGCGGCGGCGCGCCGAAATCGCCCGCAGCCTCATCCCCGCCCCCCGCTTCATCCTCTTCGACGAGCCCTTCGCCGGCGTGGACCCCATCAACGTGGGCGACCTCCAGCGGCAGATCCACCTCCTGCGCGAGCGGGGCCTGGGCATCCTCATCACCGACCACAACGTCCAGGACACCCTGGGCATCTGTGACCGGGCCTACATCATCGCACAGGGGCAGATTCTCGAAGAGGGCACCCCCGCGCAGATCGCCGGCTCGGCCCGCGCGAGGGCCGTCTACCTGGGAGACCGGTTCCGTCTCCAAGCTCCGTGA
- the rpoN gene encoding RNA polymerase factor sigma-54, with product MAMELKQSLKLAQQLVMTPQLQQAIKLLQLSRMELLDQVREEMEQNPLLEQPEEGMPGEVSEKEPGEASLEADNTEIARDVDLPSATPENAQEFKADGEGPPEIDWESYLNSYQFNEPTTASNKGNVATDDLPSFEANMVKKEDLVDHLQEQLGTLRLNEAERRVGVLILGNLDDDGYLKLPEVEGDPLIRLANEADVPMHVAERTLRRIQNLEPRGCGARDLQECLLIQLQAMKDPNAALLGLIIKRHMKYLESKNLPAIAKDLKVTLEEVVAAAKLLPKLDPRPGRNFSGDDAQYITPDVFVYKLGDDDYTVVLNDDGLSKLRISGMYRNALKTGAVSPGQTKEFIQDKLRSAMWLIRSIHQRQRTIYKVTESIVKFQRDFLDKGIAHLKPLILRDVAEDIGMHESTVSRVTTSKYVHTPQGIFELKYFFNSSIARVSGEDTASEAVKHHIKQLVSQEDPRNPYSDQKIVELLRSQGTEIARRTVAKYREVLGILPSSKRKKYF from the coding sequence ATGGCGATGGAACTCAAACAGAGCCTGAAGCTCGCCCAGCAGCTGGTGATGACGCCCCAGCTGCAGCAGGCCATCAAGCTCCTCCAGCTCTCGCGAATGGAGCTCCTGGACCAGGTCCGTGAGGAGATGGAGCAGAACCCCCTCCTGGAGCAGCCCGAGGAGGGCATGCCCGGAGAGGTGAGCGAGAAGGAGCCTGGCGAGGCCTCGCTCGAGGCGGACAACACGGAAATCGCGCGCGACGTGGATCTCCCGTCGGCGACGCCGGAGAACGCCCAGGAGTTCAAGGCGGACGGCGAGGGCCCCCCGGAGATTGACTGGGAGTCCTACCTCAACAGCTACCAGTTCAACGAGCCCACCACCGCCTCCAACAAGGGCAACGTGGCCACGGACGACCTGCCGTCGTTCGAAGCCAACATGGTGAAGAAGGAGGACCTGGTCGACCACCTCCAGGAGCAGCTGGGCACGCTGCGGCTCAACGAGGCCGAGCGCCGCGTGGGCGTGCTCATCCTGGGGAACCTGGACGACGACGGCTACCTCAAGCTGCCGGAAGTGGAGGGCGACCCGCTCATCCGCCTGGCCAACGAGGCGGACGTGCCCATGCATGTGGCCGAGCGCACCCTGCGCCGCATCCAGAACCTGGAGCCCCGCGGCTGCGGCGCGCGCGACCTGCAGGAGTGCCTGCTCATCCAACTGCAGGCGATGAAGGACCCGAACGCGGCGCTCCTGGGCCTCATCATCAAGCGGCACATGAAGTACCTGGAGAGCAAGAACCTGCCGGCCATCGCCAAGGACCTCAAGGTCACCCTGGAAGAGGTGGTCGCGGCGGCGAAGCTGCTCCCGAAGCTGGACCCGCGGCCGGGCCGCAACTTCAGCGGGGATGACGCGCAGTACATCACCCCCGACGTCTTCGTCTACAAGCTGGGGGACGACGACTACACCGTGGTCCTCAACGATGACGGCCTGTCCAAGCTGCGCATCTCCGGCATGTACCGGAACGCGCTCAAGACGGGCGCGGTGAGCCCCGGGCAGACGAAGGAGTTCATCCAGGACAAGCTGCGCAGCGCGATGTGGCTCATCCGCTCCATCCACCAGCGGCAGCGGACCATCTACAAGGTCACCGAGAGCATCGTGAAGTTCCAGCGGGACTTCCTGGACAAGGGCATCGCGCACCTGAAGCCGCTCATCCTGCGCGACGTGGCGGAGGACATCGGCATGCACGAGTCCACCGTCAGCCGCGTCACCACCAGCAAGTACGTGCACACGCCGCAGGGCATCTTCGAGCTGAAGTACTTCTTCAACTCGTCCATCGCGCGCGTGTCCGGCGAGGACACGGCCAGCGAGGCCGTGAAGCACCACATCAAGCAGCTGGTGTCGCAGGAAGACCCTCGCAACCCGTACTCGGACCAGAAGATCGTGGAGCTGCTGCGCTCGCAGGGCACCGAAATCGCCCGCCGCACGGTGGCCAAGTACCGCGAGGTGCTGGGCATCCTCCCCAGCAGCAAGCGCAAGAAGTACTTCTGA
- a CDS encoding LptA/OstA family protein yields MIEFLVMALFLAQPASSQAAVPAASGAPPAAVGGSAPSAPPPAPGSSLAPTGLRNPVDLSADHVTGDRNQAVLTGNVVVKHQTMDIRCEKMTGYYNATRQVTRVVCAGNVRAVDGDRQARGERADYDVPSGVLVVTGSPEARQGNTYLTGTKVRLVLGSERLEVENARILVDSPSTTAAPGTRKKAPAPKPAGTTP; encoded by the coding sequence GTGATTGAGTTCCTCGTGATGGCGCTGTTCCTGGCCCAGCCCGCGTCCTCCCAGGCCGCCGTGCCCGCAGCTTCTGGCGCACCGCCCGCCGCCGTGGGGGGCTCTGCCCCCTCCGCTCCGCCGCCCGCGCCGGGCTCGTCGCTGGCGCCCACGGGCCTGCGCAACCCGGTGGACCTGTCCGCGGACCACGTCACCGGCGACCGCAACCAGGCGGTGCTCACCGGCAACGTGGTGGTGAAGCACCAGACCATGGACATCCGCTGCGAGAAGATGACCGGCTACTACAACGCCACCCGCCAGGTGACGCGCGTGGTGTGCGCCGGCAACGTGCGCGCGGTGGACGGCGACCGGCAGGCCCGGGGCGAGCGCGCCGACTACGACGTGCCCTCGGGCGTGCTGGTGGTGACGGGCTCCCCGGAGGCCCGCCAGGGCAACACCTACCTCACGGGCACCAAGGTGCGCCTCGTCCTGGGCAGCGAGCGCCTGGAGGTGGAGAACGCCCGCATCCTCGTGGACTCCCCGTCCACCACTGCCGCCCCCGGCACCCGCAAGAAGGCCCCCGCGCCGAAGCCGGCGGGCACGACGCCATGA
- a CDS encoding O-antigen ligase family protein, translated as MAPGSHRVSRYTVYAEVALAALVVLGLVALGGAAHWVSWPLGVLSGAAAVLAFVGARRQGETPRVPLLAAPLVGAVVLCALQLVPLPPGLLAWVSPEAAALREDVLVPLGLTGWRPVSLEPSATWRELAKHVAYLLTFVAAVQVCRARVSRQRLLSVLAFTGAAVATVGLGHALFGVETLFGLRAYVHARPPLVTPFGNPNHLAGFLGLCATVAVGLALSKQPRARAWPFAMAALVSGAGVLLSLSRAGIVFFVFGQVLLAAWLMKQRREARTPARPAWGRGAAVLLGLLATLSVGAYLAADQLWAEARTVDGVESLRRGKMEPWPMMARAARAFPVLGMGRGAFEAAFPRYQTEPNPNTFTHPENAVLQVAAEWGVPGLLLLGLAIWAFVKRVRREDHGPVELAALSGVAALALHNLFDFSLELPACAVAVAVVLGAVARPREAERMAARRTKPGTLPVRPALAMAAGLTVVMLIALVPGRRRMADAEALLAERVAARAPNAEVRALGLQLIDVHPADYLLYRLMAMASVPNGAEGAKDALSFVNHTLYLRPLDAPAHRVAARALLHLGRREQAFLEYRLAHEAGDTRVLISEAMPRARTVEELKTLTSEAPGQGVELAEALLAGPSRRALGLEWLVWAREHFEGRPEATALWMQEARGRLAQGELPEAEAACVEVERRAPDALATHLLRAEVWRAQGKRAEALQSLEALVKRFPHDVELAFTLATRQQEDGLTRKSRDTLAAVMPYLTDLRQRARLLSLEADSFEKEGLLARALEQRRSVVGLLPGPESHFAVARLQELLSRYDAAARSVHEGLRLMPLKDARRAEGEAWAARLEDRERALQDAHKKALLEDGKGQELEPPGAPAVSDAPPP; from the coding sequence ATGGCTCCTGGCTCCCACCGCGTCTCCCGATACACCGTCTACGCGGAAGTGGCGCTCGCGGCATTGGTGGTGCTGGGCCTGGTGGCGCTCGGCGGCGCGGCGCACTGGGTGTCCTGGCCGCTGGGCGTGCTGTCCGGAGCCGCGGCGGTGCTGGCCTTCGTGGGGGCCCGGCGCCAGGGAGAGACCCCGCGCGTGCCGCTCCTCGCCGCGCCGCTGGTGGGCGCTGTCGTGCTGTGCGCGTTGCAGCTCGTGCCACTGCCACCCGGACTGCTCGCCTGGGTGAGCCCGGAGGCCGCGGCGCTGCGCGAGGACGTGCTCGTTCCGCTGGGGCTCACGGGCTGGCGGCCGGTATCGCTGGAGCCTTCCGCCACCTGGCGTGAGCTGGCGAAGCACGTGGCCTATCTCCTCACGTTCGTCGCGGCGGTGCAGGTGTGCCGCGCTCGCGTGTCCCGGCAGCGGCTGCTCTCGGTCCTGGCGTTCACGGGCGCGGCGGTGGCGACGGTGGGCTTGGGACACGCGCTGTTCGGCGTGGAGACGCTGTTCGGGCTGCGGGCGTACGTGCATGCGCGGCCGCCGCTGGTGACGCCGTTCGGAAATCCCAACCACCTGGCGGGCTTCCTGGGGCTGTGCGCAACGGTGGCGGTGGGGCTCGCGCTGTCGAAGCAGCCGCGTGCGCGCGCATGGCCCTTCGCGATGGCGGCGCTCGTCTCCGGCGCGGGCGTGCTGCTGTCGCTGTCTCGCGCGGGCATCGTGTTCTTCGTCTTCGGGCAGGTGCTGCTCGCCGCGTGGCTGATGAAGCAGCGTCGCGAGGCGCGCACTCCCGCCCGGCCCGCGTGGGGACGGGGCGCGGCGGTGCTGCTGGGACTGCTGGCGACGCTGTCCGTGGGCGCGTACCTGGCGGCGGATCAGCTGTGGGCGGAGGCGCGCACCGTGGACGGCGTGGAGTCCCTGCGCCGCGGCAAGATGGAGCCCTGGCCGATGATGGCCCGCGCGGCCCGCGCCTTCCCGGTGCTGGGCATGGGGCGCGGCGCGTTCGAGGCCGCCTTCCCGCGCTACCAGACCGAGCCCAACCCCAACACCTTCACGCACCCGGAGAACGCGGTGTTGCAGGTGGCGGCGGAGTGGGGCGTGCCGGGGCTGTTGCTGCTCGGGCTGGCCATCTGGGCCTTCGTGAAGCGCGTGCGGCGCGAGGACCACGGGCCCGTGGAACTGGCGGCGCTGTCCGGCGTGGCGGCGCTGGCGCTGCACAACCTCTTCGACTTCAGCCTGGAGCTGCCCGCGTGCGCGGTGGCGGTCGCGGTGGTGCTGGGCGCGGTGGCCCGGCCCCGTGAGGCCGAGCGAATGGCCGCGCGCCGCACGAAGCCAGGCACGCTGCCCGTCAGGCCCGCGCTGGCGATGGCGGCGGGACTCACGGTCGTGATGCTCATCGCGCTCGTGCCGGGGCGGCGGAGGATGGCGGACGCGGAGGCGCTGCTGGCGGAGCGCGTAGCGGCGAGGGCGCCAAACGCGGAGGTGCGAGCGCTGGGGCTCCAGCTCATCGACGTGCACCCGGCGGACTACCTGCTGTACCGGTTGATGGCGATGGCCTCCGTGCCGAATGGCGCCGAAGGCGCGAAGGACGCGCTGAGCTTCGTCAATCACACGCTGTACCTGCGGCCCCTGGATGCACCCGCGCACCGCGTGGCCGCACGGGCCCTGCTGCACCTGGGCCGGCGCGAACAGGCCTTCCTGGAGTACCGGCTCGCGCACGAGGCCGGGGACACACGCGTGCTGATCAGCGAGGCGATGCCCCGGGCCCGCACGGTCGAGGAGCTGAAGACCCTGACGTCCGAAGCGCCAGGGCAGGGAGTGGAGCTGGCGGAGGCGCTGCTCGCCGGGCCCTCGCGTCGTGCACTGGGACTCGAATGGCTCGTCTGGGCGCGCGAACACTTCGAAGGCCGGCCCGAAGCCACCGCGTTGTGGATGCAGGAAGCGCGCGGACGGCTGGCCCAGGGAGAGCTCCCCGAGGCGGAGGCGGCCTGCGTGGAGGTGGAGCGGCGCGCCCCGGATGCACTGGCCACGCACCTGCTGCGCGCGGAGGTATGGCGTGCGCAGGGAAAGCGCGCGGAGGCACTCCAGTCCCTGGAGGCGCTCGTGAAGCGCTTCCCACATGACGTGGAGCTGGCCTTCACGCTGGCCACGCGGCAGCAGGAGGATGGGCTCACGCGCAAGTCGAGGGACACGCTGGCCGCCGTGATGCCGTACCTGACCGACCTGCGGCAGCGCGCACGCCTGCTGTCGCTGGAGGCGGACAGCTTCGAAAAGGAAGGCCTGCTGGCCCGGGCACTGGAGCAGCGCCGCTCGGTCGTGGGGCTGCTGCCCGGTCCGGAGAGCCACTTCGCGGTGGCCCGGTTGCAGGAGTTGCTGTCGCGCTACGACGCGGCGGCGCGCTCGGTGCACGAGGGCTTGCGACTCATGCCGCTCAAGGATGCTCGGCGCGCGGAGGGTGAGGCCTGGGCGGCGCGGCTGGAGGACCGCGAGCGTGCGCTGCAGGACGCACACAAGAAGGCGCTGCTGGAAGATGGGAAGGGTCAGGAACTGGAACCGCCGGGGGCACCGGCGGTCAGTGACGCTCCCCCTCCCTGA